A genomic region of Melanotaenia boesemani isolate fMelBoe1 chromosome 13, fMelBoe1.pri, whole genome shotgun sequence contains the following coding sequences:
- the sp5l gene encoding sp5 transcription factor-like, protein MAALTIQRTDNFLHTFLQDRTPSSSPEGPPNALSFLATSCSQAWQVGSTMGSEGSQFPYEGTVSSTSGMFQLWSNDMAPSTALSTHQMTFTVPKVQFPGHMQSGLGHHHHHHPHHHHHELPLTPPAEPASSYSFELSPVKVLPSQPQTSSPYYPQHNSVGQNFPSFLQNSSARHHLSGSHVDEGQQWWSLPQTNATPANHPFSLGRQLVLGHQTQIAALLQGTSKGLLSSTRRCRRCKCPNCQANGGGLEFGKKRLHICHIPECGKVYKKTSHLKAHLRWHAGERPFICNWLFCGKSFTRSDELQRHLRTHTGEKRFGCQQCGKRFMRSDHLSKHVKTHQTRKGRSGQPSQSTDPLLTNIKRE, encoded by the exons ATGGCTGCGCTGACGATACAAAGGACTGACAACTTTTTGCACACCTTTTTACAG GACCGGACACCCAGCTCCTCCCCAGAGGGACCACCTAACGCCCTCTCCTTCCTGGCTACTAGCTGCAGCCAGGCCTGGCAGGTGGGAAGCACTATGGGCTCAGAGGGCTCCCAGTTCCCCTATGAAGGCACCGTCAGCTCCACATCTGGAATGTTTCAGCTTTGGAGTAATGACATGGCACCCAGCACGGCCCTCAGCACACACCAGATGACCTTCACAGTGCCCAAGGTGCAGTTCCCTGGACACATGCAGTCTGGCCTgggtcatcatcatcatcatcacccccatcaccaccaccacgaGCTGCCTCTCACCCCTCCAGCTGAACCTGCATCATCCTACTCCTTTGAACTTTCCCCTGTTAAAGTGTTGCCCTCACAACCACAGACCAGCAGCCCCTATTATCCTCAGCACAACAGTGTGGGACAAAACTTCCCCAGCTTCCTCCAGAATTCCTCAGCCAGGCATCATCTGTCTGGAAGCCATGTGGACGAAGGGCAGCAGTGGTGGAGCTTACCCCAAACCAACGCCACCCCTGCCAACCATCCCTTTTCCCTGGGTAGGCAGCTGGTTTTGGGTCACCAGACACAGATAGCTGCTCTTCTCCAGGGCACCTCCAAGGGTCTGCTGAGCTCCACGCGCCGCTGCCGACGCTGCAAATGCCCCAACTGCCAAGCAAATGGTGGGGGGTTAGAGTTTGGGAAGAAGAGACTGCACATCTGTCACATCCCAGAATGTGGTAAAGTATACAAGAAGACATCTCACCTGAAGGCACATCTGCGCTGGCATGCTGGGGAGAGGCCCTTCATCTGTAACTGGCTCTTCTGTGGTAAAAGCTTCACCCGTTCAGATGAGCTACAGCGGCACCTCCGCACACACACCGGAGAGAAGCGTTTTGGATGCCAGCAGTGCGGCAAGAGATTCATGAGGAGTGACCACCTCTCCAAACATGTCAAGACCCACCAGACCAGGAAGGGTCGGTCTGGTCAACCATCACAGAGTACGGACCCTCTGCTAACCAATATTAAGCGAGAGTAA